The genomic window ATGAGTAACGGTCCAGGCTGTCCCTGGGAAGAACGGCGGGCCAACGCGCTCTGGCCGAAATGGCCGGGATATGAGGTGAGTTGTACAGACAGCTTCGCGGGACGGGGTGAGCTCTACCGGCCGTGCCAGGAGTACAGGTGCTCGGGGCGGCCGGCGGCGCCGTAGCGCAGCTCGACCCGGACGGTGCCGTCGGCGGCCAGGTCGGCCAGGTAGCGCTGGGCGGTGGGGCGGGAGATGCCCAGCCGGACGGCCAGCTCACTGGCGGTGACGGTGCCGGCGGCGGCGCGCACGGCCTCGGCTACCAGCTCGCCGGTCGGTGTGGCGCGCGGGCGGCGGGGGCGACCGCCGCGGTCGGTGCCGTGCAGGGCCCGCAGGGCGCGGTCCACCTGCTCCTGGTCCAGTGTGCGGTCGGCGGCGAGCTGGGCGCGGAACCGGGCGTATCCGGCCAGCTTGTCGGTGAGCGCCGCGGCGTCGAAGGGCTTGATCAGGTAGCCCACCGCGCCGCCGCCGAGGGCGGCACGCACCTGCGCGGTGTCCGCGGCGGCGGTCACCATCAGGACATCGCCGGTCAGCGCGGGCAGCACCGCGCTGCCCAGCCGGTCGGGCAGGTACTGGTCGAGCAGCACCAGGTCGGGCCGCAGTTCGGCGTCCAGCCGCACCGCCTCGGCCGCCGAGCGGGCCGTGCCCACCACCTCGAAGCCGTCCACCGCGGCCACGTAGCGGGCGTGCAGCTCGGCGACGCGGTAGTCGTCGTCCACCACCAGAACCCGGATCACCGTTCTCCTCCCACCAGTTCGTCCTGCGCGGCAAGGCCGGCCGGCCGCTCCGGATCGTCGGGGTGCGCCAGGGATCCCGGCCGCTCCAGGGTTCCGGGCCGCTCCAGGACACCGGGCCGCTCCAGGACACCGGGGATCCTGGCGACGAAGACCGCGCCGTGCCCGGCCCCGCCGGTGCGCTCCAGCCGCAGCTCGCCGCCGTGCTTGACGACCAGCTGGCGAGCGAGCGTCAGACCGATGCCGTGGCCGTCGCGCTCCTCGGCGGACCGGGTGGTGAAGCCGCTGCTGAAGAGCCGCTCGACGTCCGCCTCGGCCACCCCGTCGCCGCTGTCCAGCACCGCGACGTGCAGCGTGCCGCCCTCCGCCAGGACGCTCAACTCCACCCAGGCGGGCCGCCGTTCACCCGTCTCGGCGGCCTTGACCGCGTTGTCCAGCAGGTTGCCGACCACACTCACCACGTCCAGCGGGTCGGTCAGCCGGCGCGGCAGGTGGG from Kitasatospora sp. NBC_01250 includes these protein-coding regions:
- a CDS encoding response regulator, coding for MIRVLVVDDDYRVAELHARYVAAVDGFEVVGTARSAAEAVRLDAELRPDLVLLDQYLPDRLGSAVLPALTGDVLMVTAAADTAQVRAALGGGAVGYLIKPFDAAALTDKLAGYARFRAQLAADRTLDQEQVDRALRALHGTDRGGRPRRPRATPTGELVAEAVRAAAGTVTASELAVRLGISRPTAQRYLADLAADGTVRVELRYGAAGRPEHLYSWHGR